The DNA window CGCTCCTTTCGTGGCGGGCTCGCAGTTGTTCGTGCTCTCCAACAACGGCTGCCTGTACTCGCTGGACTTCAACGGGCTGAAGGGGTGACGGCGGTGGCGACCCGGACGGTCCGCGTGGTGGCGGCGCTGATTCCAGGTCCTCACGACGGCCAGCGCTTCCTGGTGCAGCAGCGGCTTCCGGGTGGAAGCCGCGCGCTCCTGTGGGAGTTCCCCGGTGGCAAGGTGGAGGCCGGCGAGACGGACGAGGCCGCGCTTGCCCGGGAGTGCCGCGAGGAGCTGGACGTGGAGCTCTCCGTGGGACGGCGGCTGTGGGAGCACCGTCACGCGTATCCGGACCTGACGGTGGAGCTGGTGCTCTACGGCGCGCGACTGGTGTCCGGTGAGCCCAAGCCCCTGGGCGCTCATGCGCTGGCGTTCAAGACGCCGGCCGAGATGCAGTCACTGCCGTTCTGCGAGGCGGACATCCCGCTGCTGGACGACCTGGTGGCGGGAAGGCTGGGCGCGCTCGATTGATGCTGAAGCGGACGTTCCAGCACATCCCCGGCGTGGGCCCCTGGCGCGAGAAGGACCTCTGGGCGCGGGGCTTCAAGACGTGGGACGACTTTCCGGCGGCCGGCGAAGGCATCGCCATCACCCGGAAGACGGACGACATCGCGCGGGAGCGGCTCGCGCAGGGCCGGGAGGCGCTGGAGCGCCGGGACTTGCGGCGGCTCGCGGAGCTGATTCCTCCGCGTGAGCACTGGCGGCTGTACCCGGAGTTCCATCAAGACGCCGTCTACTTCGACATCGAGACGGATGGCCGCGAGGCGCAGGCACCCACGGTGGTGAGCCTGTTCGATGCCTCGGGGCTGCACGTGTTCATCCAGGGGCGGAACATGGATGAACTGCCGGAGGCCATGGCGGCGCGCCGGCTGTGGGTGACCTTCAATGGCTCCACGTTCGATGTGCCCGTGCTGAGGAACTACTTCGGGCCTGGGCGCTTCCCGGTGCCGGACGCGCATATCGATTTGCGCTTCGTCACGCGGCGGCTGGGCATGGGCGGCGGCCTGAAGGAGATCGAGGGCAAGATTGGCGCGGAGCGCCCGCCGCACATGAAGGGCGTCAACGGCTACGACGCGGTGCTGTTGTGGCGGGCGTACACGCGGCGCGGTGACGTGGAGGCGCTGCGGTTCCTGGTCGAGTACAACCTGTATGACTCGTTCCAGCTCCGCACGCTGATGGACGTCGCGTACAACCGTGGCGCGGATGACTTGAACCAGGATGTGCCCCGGTTGCCCGTCTTCGAGCGGGGCGACGTGCTGTACGACGTGAGCCGCATCATCCTGGAGCTTGGGCCCACCGAGCGGGACTTGCAGACGCTCGCGCGCGTTCGGGCCGAAGAGCAGCTTCCCTGACTTGAAGAGCGGTCGAGGCGGGCAGGGTGACTCAGCGAAGCTGTGGCTGTGTCCGGTAGTGGACCCCATATGTCGTTGATGTCCTGGGTTCCCTCGGGCGTGGGGGTGCGCGGAATGGGGTCAGGGGGCATTTGTACGAAGTGAAGTCTCCTTGAGAGGAATGCACACATGAGCGACCCGACTCCGACGGACCCGACGCCGAACCTCGAGGAGGCTCCCAAGAGCGGCTCGACCGGAAAGTTCGTCGCGATGGGACTGGTTGTCGCGGCGGTGGCTGGAGGGGCTGCGTACATGGGCCTGCGGGGCAAATCGGAGATGCCGCCCGCGGTCGTCGAGGTTCCGAAGGTCGAGGACGCGGGTGCTCCCGTGGCTCCATCC is part of the Myxococcus landrumus genome and encodes:
- a CDS encoding (deoxy)nucleoside triphosphate pyrophosphohydrolase produces the protein MTAVATRTVRVVAALIPGPHDGQRFLVQQRLPGGSRALLWEFPGGKVEAGETDEAALARECREELDVELSVGRRLWEHRHAYPDLTVELVLYGARLVSGEPKPLGAHALAFKTPAEMQSLPFCEADIPLLDDLVAGRLGALD
- a CDS encoding ribonuclease H-like domain-containing protein, with the translated sequence MLKRTFQHIPGVGPWREKDLWARGFKTWDDFPAAGEGIAITRKTDDIARERLAQGREALERRDLRRLAELIPPREHWRLYPEFHQDAVYFDIETDGREAQAPTVVSLFDASGLHVFIQGRNMDELPEAMAARRLWVTFNGSTFDVPVLRNYFGPGRFPVPDAHIDLRFVTRRLGMGGGLKEIEGKIGAERPPHMKGVNGYDAVLLWRAYTRRGDVEALRFLVEYNLYDSFQLRTLMDVAYNRGADDLNQDVPRLPVFERGDVLYDVSRIILELGPTERDLQTLARVRAEEQLP